One window from the genome of Deinococcus reticulitermitis encodes:
- a CDS encoding response regulator transcription factor → MNEQRILVIEDDHDIANVLRMDLTDAGYVVDHADSAMNGLIKAREDHPDLILLDLGLPDFDGGDVVQRLRKNSALPIIVLTARDTVDEKVRLLGLGADDYLIKPFHPDELLARVKVQLRQRTSERLSMGDLTLDPQKRLVTYKGDELRLSPKEFDILALLIRQPGRVYSRQEIGQEIWQGRLPEGSNVVDVHMANLRAKLRDLDGYGLLRTVRGVGYALRG, encoded by the coding sequence GTGAACGAACAGCGCATTCTCGTCATCGAAGACGATCACGACATCGCCAACGTCCTGCGCATGGACCTGACCGATGCGGGATACGTTGTCGACCACGCCGACTCGGCCATGAACGGCCTCATCAAAGCGCGCGAGGACCACCCGGACCTGATCCTGCTCGACCTCGGTCTTCCCGATTTTGACGGCGGCGACGTGGTGCAGCGCCTCCGGAAAAACAGCGCCCTGCCGATCATCGTCCTGACCGCCCGCGACACCGTCGATGAGAAGGTGCGCCTGCTGGGGCTCGGGGCCGACGATTACCTGATCAAGCCCTTTCACCCCGATGAACTGCTTGCCCGCGTGAAGGTGCAGCTCCGGCAGCGCACGAGCGAGCGCCTGAGCATGGGCGACCTGACCCTCGATCCCCAGAAGCGGCTGGTGACCTACAAGGGCGACGAGCTGCGGCTCTCGCCCAAGGAGTTTGACATCCTCGCCCTCCTGATCCGGCAGCCGGGGCGGGTGTACTCGCGTCAGGAAATCGGGCAGGAGATCTGGCAGGGCCGCCTCCCGGAGGGCAGCAACGTCGTGGACGTGCACATGGCCAACCTGCGCGCCAAGCTGCGCGACCTCGACGGCTACGGCCTGCTGCGGACCGTGCGCGGCGTGGGCTACGCGCTGCGTGGCTGA